One stretch of Schlesneria sp. DSM 10557 DNA includes these proteins:
- a CDS encoding metallophosphoesterase, with translation MYDLIGDLHGHADELEQLLHRLGYRQIHGVYRHPERKVLFLGDFIDRGPKIREVLQIVRSMVEDDAALAVMGNHEWNALAYHTEDPESPGEFLRRHTPGNVQQISRTVDQLSPAELSSYLEWFRTLPMWLDLEGLRAIHACWDDSAIAVVQSALAESGGVTTDFLKPASTTGAELYYAVEVILKGKEAALPDGVSFLDKDGSSRVHVRTRWYLSPVGHTYHSYAFETAGLDCHHPLENTTIAQSMPYPTTAKPVFIGHYWLPHKQPQILTDNVACLDFSVAKGGFLCAYRWDGEEKLSNSNFVRVDVEE, from the coding sequence ATGTATGATCTGATCGGTGATTTGCACGGTCACGCGGACGAGCTGGAGCAACTGCTGCATCGACTGGGGTATCGGCAAATCCATGGCGTTTATCGCCATCCCGAGCGAAAAGTGCTGTTTCTCGGTGATTTCATTGACCGTGGACCGAAGATTCGTGAGGTGCTGCAAATCGTCCGGTCAATGGTCGAAGACGATGCGGCGCTCGCGGTGATGGGAAATCACGAGTGGAACGCACTCGCCTATCACACAGAAGATCCCGAGTCTCCCGGCGAATTCCTCAGGCGGCATACGCCAGGAAATGTGCAGCAGATCAGTCGCACGGTGGATCAACTGAGTCCCGCTGAACTTTCATCATACCTCGAATGGTTTCGGACGTTGCCGATGTGGCTCGACCTGGAGGGCCTGAGAGCGATTCACGCGTGCTGGGACGATTCTGCGATTGCAGTGGTGCAATCGGCGCTGGCTGAGTCTGGCGGCGTGACAACGGACTTCCTGAAGCCGGCCTCGACGACCGGTGCGGAACTCTATTACGCCGTCGAAGTCATTTTGAAAGGGAAGGAGGCCGCCCTGCCCGACGGGGTCTCATTCCTGGACAAGGATGGTTCTTCGCGCGTACATGTCCGGACACGCTGGTACCTGTCGCCGGTTGGCCACACGTATCACTCGTATGCCTTCGAAACTGCGGGACTGGACTGCCACCATCCTCTGGAAAACACCACGATCGCGCAGTCCATGCCTTATCCGACAACGGCAAAGCCCGTGTTCATCGGCCACTACTGGCTGCCGCACAAGCAGCCTCAGATCCTGACAGACAATGTCGCCTGCCTGGATTTCAGCGTGGCCAAAGGGGGATTCCTCTGTGCATACCGGTGGGATGGCGAAGAGAAGCTGAGTAACTCCAATTTCGTTCGCGTCGATGTGGAGGAGTGA
- a CDS encoding 2-oxo acid dehydrogenase subunit E2 codes for MTIEFKVEQQLLGDGIKSADVASVIVAVGDTIEAGQIVMELETEKAVMELPCPHAGTVTKILVKKGDTVKPGQAVLTLDSKGATPTGSTSASAKPSVANELASVLQTDQGAASSSAANRNGGDKAAIAKAVSSKTSTPSTRRDIPFPAGPATRRLARELGLNLEQITGTGSGGRITLEDVARAVAGSGSGGGRGLVEPPLPDFAPFGPTERQPYTKLQKTVANNLSLAWQIIPHVTQHDLADITETESARKYFVESAPKGSAKVTMTALALKAVVACLKEFPAFNASYDSSKAELVLKKYYHIGVAVDTPNGLVVPVIRDVDKKTVLQLAAELTEIAGKARDRKLQVSEMQGGTFTITNLGGIGGTAFTPIVNYPEVAILGMSRSQKQLQLRNGEVVERLMLPLSLSYDHRVINGADAARFVGKLVNLLGDSFRLVVES; via the coding sequence ATGACCATCGAATTCAAAGTCGAACAACAACTATTGGGTGACGGCATCAAGAGTGCCGATGTTGCCTCTGTGATCGTCGCTGTCGGCGACACAATCGAAGCGGGCCAGATCGTGATGGAGCTGGAAACGGAAAAAGCAGTCATGGAACTGCCTTGTCCGCATGCAGGTACCGTCACCAAGATTCTGGTGAAAAAGGGAGACACCGTGAAGCCGGGACAGGCCGTCCTGACCCTCGACTCCAAGGGAGCCACTCCAACAGGCTCGACCTCCGCTTCAGCAAAGCCCAGCGTGGCCAACGAGCTGGCCTCGGTCCTCCAGACCGATCAGGGTGCAGCGTCCTCCAGTGCCGCCAACCGAAACGGTGGCGACAAAGCCGCCATCGCCAAGGCCGTCTCATCAAAGACGAGTACACCTTCAACGCGGCGTGATATCCCCTTCCCCGCCGGTCCCGCGACTCGCCGACTGGCCCGAGAACTCGGACTGAACCTGGAACAAATCACCGGCACCGGCTCCGGCGGCCGAATCACACTCGAAGACGTGGCCCGTGCTGTGGCTGGGAGCGGTTCGGGTGGTGGACGCGGGCTTGTGGAACCACCACTGCCTGATTTCGCCCCGTTTGGTCCGACCGAACGTCAGCCGTACACCAAGCTGCAGAAAACCGTCGCGAACAATCTCAGTCTCGCATGGCAGATTATTCCGCATGTCACCCAGCATGACCTCGCGGATATCACCGAAACCGAATCCGCACGCAAGTACTTTGTCGAATCAGCCCCGAAGGGTTCAGCCAAAGTGACCATGACGGCCCTCGCACTGAAAGCGGTCGTCGCCTGCTTGAAAGAATTCCCTGCGTTCAACGCCAGCTACGACTCCTCCAAGGCGGAACTCGTTCTGAAGAAGTACTACCACATCGGTGTTGCTGTCGACACGCCGAACGGTCTGGTTGTCCCGGTCATCCGCGACGTGGACAAGAAGACCGTCCTGCAGCTTGCCGCCGAACTGACGGAAATCGCAGGCAAAGCCCGTGATCGTAAGCTCCAGGTCAGTGAGATGCAGGGTGGAACGTTCACCATCACGAACCTCGGTGGTATCGGTGGTACCGCCTTTACTCCGATCGTCAACTATCCAGAAGTCGCCATTCTGGGAATGTCCCGCAGCCAGAAGCAGTTGCAGCTCCGCAACGGCGAAGTTGTCGAACGCCTGATGCTGCCGCTGTCACTCTCGTACGATCACCGCGTGATCAACGGGGCCGACGCCGCCCGCTTCGTCGGCAAACTGGTCAATCTGCTGGGTGATTCGTTCCGACTCGTCGTCGAGTCCTGA
- a CDS encoding cyanophycinase, translating into MRWTFLLGLLLAAPGVMTANDKEPLGTLVVIGGGFTTAEIREKTLELAGGEEARVAIIADANPENGPDSVELWQETNAQQVDLIDSRKPALARRILNNADLIWIPGGLQGVFMNSLQGTGLKEVVQRRYREGAVVAGTSAGAAVMSKVMIGGRSDLDSLKVGTAPYLMNGLGLWPDVIIDQHFLQKGRFNRLALATIDHPDLLGIGIDEETAAIVRGREFEVIGSNNVTVIDGRRASREELTQGAAAAVRNLSVHVLRAGMKFNLDDKK; encoded by the coding sequence ATGAGGTGGACATTCCTGTTGGGACTGCTGCTCGCGGCTCCCGGTGTCATGACCGCCAATGACAAAGAACCACTCGGGACGCTCGTCGTCATCGGGGGGGGCTTCACGACTGCAGAAATCCGTGAGAAAACTCTTGAACTCGCGGGTGGTGAAGAAGCCCGCGTGGCCATCATCGCCGATGCAAATCCCGAGAATGGTCCTGATTCGGTCGAGTTGTGGCAAGAAACAAACGCGCAGCAGGTCGACTTGATCGACTCCCGAAAGCCGGCCCTTGCCCGGAGAATCCTGAATAATGCGGACCTGATCTGGATTCCGGGCGGGCTTCAGGGAGTCTTCATGAATTCCCTGCAGGGAACCGGCCTGAAAGAAGTGGTACAACGTCGCTATCGAGAAGGAGCGGTTGTGGCTGGCACCAGCGCAGGAGCGGCGGTGATGTCCAAGGTGATGATCGGCGGTCGATCTGACCTGGACAGCCTGAAAGTAGGCACCGCCCCGTACTTGATGAATGGCCTCGGTCTGTGGCCCGATGTCATCATCGATCAGCACTTCCTGCAAAAGGGCCGATTCAATCGTTTGGCTCTGGCGACTATTGATCACCCGGACCTGCTGGGAATTGGTATCGACGAAGAAACGGCCGCCATCGTGCGCGGCCGCGAATTCGAAGTGATTGGAAGCAATAATGTGACTGTCATTGACGGTCGCCGGGCCAGTCGTGAAGAACTGACCCAGGGAGCAGCCGCAGCGGTGCGGAATCTATCAGTGCACGTCCTCCGTGCGGGGATGAAGTTTAACCTCGATGATAAAAAGTAG
- a CDS encoding mandelate racemase/muconate lactonizing enzyme family protein, with product MKIVEVEVVPLTGATVDGGWPQGHEPQENLHTLVQVKTDEGLYGWGSCFTSGTLVEGAVALLWPLLKGQSAVEPERVSELLRQSSFWQGRGGSVEHAISGLDIALWDIMGKACGQPVSRLLGGNYRQRIKPYGSILFDEPEALKTTLQSVVDRGFKAIKMGWRPFGRRSRKFDEKLVQTARDTVGEHVELMVDAGGSEQFWPHGTNWARETAIMLADYDITWFEEPLPPDDIEGFIELTRVSPVPIAGGEVLTRRQSFTPWLERRAVDIIQPDVTKNGGLTESRRIAALAFDHNVTVVPHGWNTAVGLAADLQFSAAIPVARYVEYLTPCAYIEELPTSPFRIDAEGFLEIPATPGLGIDIDLEKLKKFSGKRTVFK from the coding sequence ATGAAGATTGTAGAAGTTGAAGTTGTTCCACTGACGGGTGCGACGGTTGATGGTGGATGGCCGCAAGGTCATGAACCGCAGGAAAATCTCCACACGCTGGTGCAGGTCAAAACCGACGAAGGGCTGTACGGATGGGGAAGCTGTTTTACCTCCGGCACGCTGGTTGAAGGAGCCGTCGCACTTTTGTGGCCCCTCCTGAAAGGTCAATCGGCCGTCGAGCCAGAACGCGTTTCCGAGCTGCTGCGCCAGTCCAGTTTCTGGCAGGGACGCGGGGGATCCGTCGAACACGCCATCAGCGGTCTCGATATTGCCTTGTGGGACATCATGGGCAAAGCCTGTGGCCAGCCGGTCTCACGCCTGCTCGGCGGTAATTACCGTCAGCGGATCAAGCCCTACGGCTCCATTCTGTTCGACGAACCCGAGGCACTGAAGACAACGTTGCAAAGCGTTGTTGATCGAGGATTCAAAGCGATCAAGATGGGCTGGCGGCCCTTCGGACGCCGCAGCCGCAAGTTTGACGAAAAGCTTGTCCAGACCGCGCGTGATACCGTCGGTGAACATGTTGAGCTGATGGTGGATGCGGGGGGAAGCGAACAATTCTGGCCACACGGAACCAACTGGGCCCGTGAAACCGCCATCATGCTCGCTGACTACGATATCACCTGGTTCGAGGAACCTCTGCCACCCGATGACATCGAAGGATTTATTGAACTGACACGTGTTTCCCCCGTGCCGATCGCCGGGGGCGAAGTCCTCACGCGACGCCAATCGTTCACTCCATGGCTGGAACGACGCGCCGTCGACATCATCCAGCCAGACGTCACCAAGAACGGCGGTCTGACGGAATCTCGCCGAATTGCGGCGTTGGCCTTCGATCACAACGTGACCGTCGTCCCGCATGGCTGGAATACCGCAGTTGGCCTCGCAGCCGACTTGCAGTTCTCGGCGGCGATCCCCGTGGCACGGTATGTCGAGTACCTGACCCCCTGTGCTTATATCGAAGAGCTTCCGACCAGTCCCTTCCGGATCGATGCAGAAGGCTTCCTGGAAATTCCAGCCACTCCGGGTCTGGGGATCGATATCGATCTGGAAAAGCTGAAAAAGTTCAGTGGGAAGCGAACTGTCTTCAAGTAG
- a CDS encoding RtcB family protein, whose amino-acid sequence MNTTQLRKLGVSDLCIGAAIEGIQRAVQEDELRGREIKKLISSVLAEPSDFVAHPHFGRLAREIIENANFTRPAPIEYQVWGREIDAACHAQMRQSCALPMAVGAAIMPDAHLGYGLPIGGVLALENAVVPYAVGVDIACRMKLSILDIPTTELDANFYRFKNALDKGTRFGIGSVHERPQQHAVMDADWTVSRVTRENRDKAWKQLGTSGSGNHFVEFGRLTLEQRDEQLGLEKGEYVALLSHSGSRGTGASVCDTYSNIARALLPRQYVDFGRLAWLDLDSEAGQEYWAAMTLMGEYAAANHDVIHRLVSLIVGGKIIAGVENHHNFAWIENHNGRDVVVHRKGATPAGEGVLGVIPGSMADPAFVVRGKGNPASLNSASHGAGRRMSRTAAREKYSWRAVQRDLENKGVRVLSAGADEVPYAYKNILDVMQDQQDLVETVARFDPLIVKMSEDGRAED is encoded by the coding sequence ATGAATACAACACAACTTCGCAAACTTGGGGTTTCTGACCTCTGCATCGGAGCCGCCATTGAAGGAATTCAACGTGCCGTGCAGGAAGACGAGCTGCGCGGGCGGGAAATCAAGAAGTTGATCAGCAGCGTGCTGGCGGAACCGTCGGATTTCGTCGCACATCCGCACTTTGGTCGACTCGCCCGGGAAATTATCGAGAACGCCAATTTCACTCGCCCTGCCCCCATCGAATATCAAGTCTGGGGACGGGAAATCGATGCGGCATGCCACGCACAGATGCGCCAGTCGTGTGCACTTCCCATGGCCGTGGGCGCCGCCATCATGCCTGACGCGCACTTGGGTTACGGGCTGCCGATTGGGGGGGTTCTGGCACTGGAAAATGCCGTGGTCCCTTATGCCGTCGGCGTGGATATCGCGTGCCGCATGAAGCTGTCGATCCTCGATATTCCGACAACGGAATTGGACGCCAATTTCTATCGGTTCAAGAACGCCCTCGATAAGGGGACACGATTTGGAATTGGATCTGTCCACGAGCGTCCCCAGCAGCACGCGGTGATGGACGCCGACTGGACGGTTTCTCGAGTGACGCGCGAAAACCGGGACAAGGCGTGGAAGCAGCTCGGAACATCCGGGTCCGGAAATCATTTTGTGGAATTTGGACGACTCACACTTGAGCAACGGGACGAACAGTTAGGACTGGAAAAAGGGGAGTACGTTGCCCTGCTCAGCCATAGCGGAAGCCGCGGAACCGGTGCTTCCGTTTGCGATACCTATAGCAACATCGCTCGAGCTCTATTGCCTCGCCAATACGTCGACTTCGGTCGCCTGGCATGGCTGGACCTCGACAGTGAAGCAGGCCAGGAGTACTGGGCTGCGATGACGTTGATGGGGGAATACGCTGCTGCGAACCACGACGTCATCCACCGACTTGTTTCACTCATCGTGGGTGGAAAGATCATTGCTGGCGTCGAAAATCACCACAACTTCGCGTGGATCGAGAACCACAACGGGCGCGACGTCGTAGTCCACCGTAAAGGAGCCACACCCGCGGGGGAAGGTGTACTGGGAGTCATCCCCGGTTCCATGGCTGATCCGGCATTTGTTGTCCGTGGTAAAGGAAATCCGGCGAGTCTAAATTCCGCCTCCCATGGCGCGGGTCGTCGCATGAGTCGCACCGCAGCACGTGAGAAGTACTCTTGGCGAGCCGTCCAGCGAGATCTGGAGAACAAAGGTGTGCGGGTTCTTTCCGCAGGAGCAGACGAAGTCCCCTACGCCTACAAGAACATTCTTGACGTGATGCAGGATCAGCAGGATCTGGTGGAAACGGTCGCGCGATTCGACCCGCTCATCGTGAAAATGAGTGAGGATGGCCGAGCGGAGGATTAA
- a CDS encoding Gfo/Idh/MocA family protein: MSSRVCRWGILSAANIARKNWRAIYNAENAVVTAVASRSVEKAQQFIDECSAHSPVTPKPVALGSYEELLQRPDIDAVYIPNPTGLRKEWVIRAAEAGKHVLAEKPVGIDSAEVEEMLAACKKNKVQFMDGVMFMHSQRLNKLRETFNDGSSIGKLKRIASHFSFTANDDFVQNNIRVSGELEPLGCLGDLGWYNIRFTLWVMNYLMPQRVSGRMLTEAQRADSGSPVPSEFSGELFFADGVSASFYCSFLTETQQWANVGGTKGYVEVRDFVVPYFSNEVAFTVTNAGLNQKSCDFHMEDHTRRVAIPEYSDGWVNSQETNLFRNFSQLVLSGKIDESWPDIALKTQQVLDACLKSARNNGELVEIS; this comes from the coding sequence ATGAGTAGTCGTGTCTGTCGTTGGGGCATTCTTTCTGCTGCCAATATCGCTCGAAAAAACTGGCGCGCCATCTACAACGCGGAAAACGCCGTTGTCACCGCAGTCGCCAGTCGATCAGTCGAAAAAGCACAGCAGTTCATCGACGAATGCAGTGCCCACTCACCGGTAACTCCGAAGCCCGTTGCGCTGGGAAGCTATGAAGAACTTCTCCAGCGGCCAGACATCGACGCCGTTTATATCCCCAATCCGACGGGGCTCCGCAAGGAATGGGTCATCCGCGCAGCCGAAGCCGGAAAGCACGTACTGGCGGAAAAGCCTGTCGGTATCGATTCGGCGGAAGTCGAGGAGATGCTCGCCGCCTGCAAGAAAAACAAGGTCCAGTTCATGGACGGCGTAATGTTCATGCACAGCCAGCGACTGAACAAACTTCGGGAGACGTTCAACGACGGCAGCAGCATTGGAAAATTGAAACGGATCGCCAGCCACTTCAGCTTTACAGCGAATGACGACTTCGTTCAGAACAATATCCGAGTGAGCGGCGAACTCGAGCCCCTGGGGTGCCTGGGCGACCTCGGCTGGTACAACATCCGATTCACCCTCTGGGTGATGAACTATCTGATGCCGCAGCGGGTCAGCGGAAGAATGCTGACGGAAGCTCAACGAGCCGACAGCGGCAGCCCTGTTCCCAGCGAGTTCTCGGGTGAACTCTTCTTCGCGGACGGGGTCTCTGCCAGCTTCTACTGTTCGTTCCTGACGGAAACTCAGCAATGGGCGAACGTGGGTGGAACGAAAGGCTACGTCGAAGTCAGGGACTTTGTTGTTCCCTATTTCAGCAACGAAGTGGCGTTCACAGTGACAAATGCCGGACTGAATCAGAAGAGCTGCGACTTCCACATGGAAGACCACACACGTCGCGTCGCGATTCCTGAATACAGCGACGGATGGGTGAATTCTCAGGAAACCAACCTGTTCCGCAACTTCTCGCAGCTCGTGCTGTCAGGCAAAATCGACGAAAGCTGGCCAGACATCGCACTGAAGACACAACAAGTGCTCGACGCGTGTCTAAAATCGGCTCGAAACAACGGAGAGCTTGTCGAGATTTCCTGA
- the aceE gene encoding pyruvate dehydrogenase (acetyl-transferring), homodimeric type, with product MASTLQAAPAVRRTESPQAADVANPTDEVSDVTVPAIDPQEMDEWLESVDDLLHRYGPEALSQLLTQLYSRAQAQNVPVVPALTTPYVNTIPPEAEHPFPGDRDIERRLRSIIRWNAMAMVVRGNQNGSGVGGHISTFASSAVLVEVGFNHFFHAPTADHTGDMVYFQGHSSPGMYARAFVEGRLTEENLNNFRRELPRGQGLSSYPHPWLMPDFWQFPTVSMGLGPICSIYHARFLRYVQHRNLLETSKSRVWSFIGDGEIDEPETLGAISMASREKLDNLTWVVNCNLQRLDGPVRSNGKIIQELEGIFRGAGWNVIKIVWGSEWDALFEADEKGLLAKALAEVVDGQFQKYSVESGEFIRKDFFGRHPELLKLVENLTDEQIRNMRRGGHDALKVYNGLRAAVEFKGAPTVVLAHTIKGFGLGSEAEGKNTAHNTKGLAEASLLAMRDRFELPFTDEQAKSAIFYRPPADSPEMKYLHDHRKKLGGYLPARTPTKDRLVIPDVATFVETMSDAGKDRSTTGVLGTILRVLMRDKNIGKRIVPIIPDEARTFGMEGLFQTYGIYSSKGQLYTPVDAGSAMSYKESTTGQVLMEGINEAGAMASFVAAGTAYANIGLNMVPFYTYYSMFGFQRVGDLIWLAADSRCKGFLCGGTSGRTTLNGEGLQHEDGHSQLIASTVPNLLAYDPAYGYELAVIVQDGLRRMYAEGEDILYYLSVYNESYQMPDAMPKGVETGIVKGLYPLDPAVPAKKRATRPQLLGSGPILRDVIRAQKILAEKYGVEADVWSVTSYNELKRDAQATARWNRLHPDQKPKASYLEQTLAGLKGPFISSSDNVQLVAEQIRPYMPGQYIVLGTDGFGRSDTRVTLRRHFEIDAECVVYTTLVALSREGQFDAKKLPQVLKDLGVDPDKIDPAIA from the coding sequence ATGGCAAGCACACTACAAGCTGCTCCCGCAGTTCGACGAACGGAATCCCCACAGGCGGCTGACGTTGCAAATCCCACGGATGAGGTCTCAGACGTTACCGTACCAGCCATCGATCCACAGGAAATGGACGAATGGCTGGAGTCGGTTGACGACCTGCTGCATCGCTATGGGCCGGAAGCGCTGAGTCAGCTCCTCACGCAGCTCTATTCACGAGCCCAGGCACAAAACGTCCCCGTTGTGCCTGCACTGACGACCCCTTATGTCAATACAATCCCGCCGGAAGCGGAACACCCCTTCCCTGGCGACCGCGATATCGAGCGACGACTGCGGAGCATCATCCGCTGGAACGCCATGGCGATGGTCGTGCGAGGCAATCAGAACGGTTCCGGCGTCGGCGGACACATCTCTACGTTCGCATCCTCGGCCGTTCTCGTCGAAGTCGGATTCAACCACTTCTTCCATGCCCCCACCGCCGACCACACGGGCGACATGGTTTACTTCCAGGGACACTCATCACCTGGGATGTACGCTCGGGCCTTCGTGGAAGGACGCCTCACCGAAGAAAACCTGAACAACTTCCGCCGAGAACTTCCTCGCGGCCAAGGGCTTTCATCTTACCCACATCCGTGGCTGATGCCCGATTTCTGGCAGTTCCCTACGGTATCCATGGGTCTCGGCCCGATCTGCTCGATCTATCACGCCCGTTTCCTGCGCTACGTTCAGCACAGAAATCTGCTTGAGACATCAAAATCACGCGTCTGGTCCTTTATTGGCGACGGTGAAATCGACGAACCAGAAACCCTCGGCGCAATCTCGATGGCCTCGCGGGAAAAGCTCGACAATCTGACGTGGGTCGTCAACTGTAACCTGCAGCGACTCGACGGTCCCGTCCGCAGCAACGGCAAGATCATTCAGGAACTCGAAGGAATCTTCCGCGGAGCGGGCTGGAACGTCATCAAGATTGTCTGGGGAAGCGAATGGGACGCACTGTTCGAAGCCGACGAGAAGGGTCTGCTTGCAAAGGCACTCGCCGAAGTTGTCGACGGACAATTCCAGAAGTACAGCGTCGAGTCGGGCGAATTTATTCGCAAAGACTTCTTCGGACGGCATCCTGAGCTGTTGAAGCTGGTCGAAAACCTGACCGACGAGCAGATTCGTAATATGCGACGCGGTGGACATGATGCCTTGAAGGTCTACAACGGCCTGCGAGCAGCCGTCGAATTCAAGGGTGCTCCGACCGTTGTCCTCGCCCATACCATCAAAGGTTTCGGTCTCGGTAGTGAAGCGGAAGGCAAGAACACCGCTCACAATACCAAGGGACTCGCAGAAGCCTCACTGCTGGCGATGCGAGATCGGTTCGAGCTGCCGTTTACCGATGAGCAGGCAAAGTCCGCGATCTTCTACCGACCACCGGCAGACAGTCCCGAGATGAAGTACCTGCACGATCACCGCAAAAAGCTCGGTGGATACCTGCCCGCACGGACTCCGACCAAAGATCGCCTGGTCATTCCCGATGTCGCGACCTTTGTCGAAACGATGAGCGACGCTGGCAAGGATCGTTCCACGACCGGGGTTCTGGGAACCATTCTTCGCGTGCTGATGCGAGACAAAAACATCGGCAAGCGGATCGTTCCCATCATTCCCGACGAAGCCCGTACCTTCGGGATGGAAGGCTTGTTCCAGACCTACGGAATTTATTCCAGCAAGGGACAGCTTTACACCCCTGTCGATGCCGGCTCGGCCATGTCGTACAAGGAATCGACCACAGGCCAGGTGCTGATGGAAGGGATCAACGAAGCCGGAGCAATGGCCTCGTTCGTCGCCGCAGGAACGGCTTACGCCAATATTGGCCTGAACATGGTTCCCTTCTACACCTATTACTCGATGTTCGGCTTCCAGCGAGTCGGCGATCTGATCTGGCTGGCAGCAGACTCACGCTGCAAAGGCTTCCTCTGCGGTGGAACTTCGGGTCGCACGACGCTCAACGGCGAAGGCTTGCAACACGAAGACGGTCACAGCCAACTGATCGCATCGACCGTTCCAAACCTGCTCGCCTACGATCCCGCTTACGGTTATGAACTGGCCGTCATCGTTCAGGATGGTCTCCGACGGATGTACGCCGAAGGGGAAGACATCCTCTACTATCTGTCGGTTTACAACGAGTCCTATCAGATGCCTGACGCGATGCCGAAGGGCGTTGAAACGGGCATCGTAAAGGGCCTCTATCCGCTGGATCCCGCGGTCCCTGCCAAGAAGCGAGCCACTCGGCCGCAGCTTCTCGGAAGTGGCCCGATCCTCCGCGACGTCATTCGAGCCCAGAAAATTCTCGCCGAGAAGTACGGTGTCGAAGCCGACGTCTGGAGCGTGACCAGTTACAACGAGCTGAAACGAGATGCCCAGGCAACCGCACGCTGGAATCGCCTGCATCCCGATCAGAAGCCTAAGGCCAGTTACCTGGAACAGACGCTGGCAGGTCTCAAGGGTCCATTCATCTCTTCGAGCGACAACGTTCAACTGGTCGCGGAACAGATTCGGCCCTACATGCCGGGACAGTATATCGTCCTGGGCACTGACGGATTCGGCCGCAGCGACACTCGCGTTACGCTGCGACGGCACTTCGAAATCGACGCTGAGTGTGTGGTCTACACCACCCTGGTCGCACTCAGCCGCGAAGGTCAGTTCGATGCCAAGAAGCTGCCCCAGGTTCTGAAAGATCTGGGAGTAGATCCTGATAAGATCGACCCCGCCATCGCTTGA